From a region of the Bradyrhizobium diazoefficiens genome:
- a CDS encoding SDR family NAD(P)-dependent oxidoreductase: MDMAGKTVLITGSTDGVGRYVASRLAAEGARVLIHGRDATRARSLIDEIVKAGGAAPTFYQADLSSMSGTRALAEAVKRDHQRLHVLVSNAGIGSQNDGPQRQVSADGHELRFAVNYLSGFLLVHLLLPLLISAAPSRIVNVASLGQHPIDFDDVMITRGYSGSRAYAQSKLSQIMFTIDLADELKDAGITANALHPATYMNTTMVRAGGITPISTVEQGGAAILRLVEGDDVADKSGLFFNGMNEARANPQAYDADARKRLRELSLKLTGLAR, encoded by the coding sequence ATGGACATGGCCGGCAAGACAGTGCTGATTACGGGTTCGACCGACGGTGTCGGGCGCTATGTCGCAAGCCGTCTTGCCGCCGAGGGCGCGCGCGTCCTGATCCATGGCCGCGACGCCACGCGCGCCCGGTCGCTGATCGACGAGATCGTAAAGGCCGGCGGTGCCGCGCCGACCTTCTACCAGGCCGATCTTTCGTCGATGTCGGGCACGCGGGCGTTGGCCGAGGCCGTGAAACGCGATCACCAGCGTCTCCACGTCCTCGTGAGCAACGCCGGCATCGGCTCGCAGAACGATGGCCCGCAACGGCAAGTCAGCGCCGACGGTCACGAGTTGCGTTTCGCCGTGAACTATCTCTCGGGTTTCCTGCTCGTCCATCTGTTGCTGCCGCTGCTGATCTCCGCTGCGCCGTCTCGGATCGTCAATGTCGCCTCCCTCGGTCAGCATCCGATCGATTTCGACGACGTCATGATTACGCGGGGCTATAGCGGTTCACGTGCCTATGCACAGAGCAAGCTGTCCCAGATCATGTTCACCATCGATCTTGCGGACGAACTGAAGGACGCCGGCATTACCGCGAATGCGCTGCATCCGGCGACCTACATGAACACCACGATGGTACGCGCCGGCGGCATCACGCCGATCTCGACCGTGGAGCAGGGCGGCGCGGCGATCCTGCGCCTCGTCGAGGGCGACGATGTCGCGGACAAGAGCGGGCTGTTCTTCAACGGCATGAACGAGGCGCGAGCCAATCCGCAGGCCTACGACGCCGATGCCCGCAAGCGCCTGCGTGAGCTGAGCCTGAAGCTGACGGGGCTGGCACGCTAA
- a CDS encoding RraA family protein, with translation MTNSATGPLPASILEALGRYDTPTICNAMEIVAPERRLVGYTTKPLICPFPDLPPIVGYARTVTIRSVLRSSLPPEEQSKRRIDYYEYVGTGHGPRISVIQDIDGPDVGYGAFWGEVQSNVHKALGCLGVVTDGSIRDTPQWAPGFQALAGSIGPSHAWVHAESFGGQVRVAGMTVQSDDLIHADRHGAIVIPLDVAAKLPEAAELCGRRETPILEIARSPDFSLEKLKAALRRSAEIH, from the coding sequence GTGACCAATTCCGCGACCGGGCCGCTGCCCGCTTCCATCCTCGAAGCGCTGGGCCGCTATGACACGCCGACGATCTGCAATGCCATGGAGATCGTGGCGCCCGAGCGCCGACTGGTCGGCTACACCACCAAGCCGCTGATCTGCCCGTTTCCCGATCTGCCGCCGATCGTCGGCTATGCCCGCACGGTCACGATCCGGTCGGTGTTGAGATCCTCGCTTCCCCCAGAGGAGCAGTCCAAACGCCGCATCGACTATTACGAATATGTCGGCACCGGTCATGGACCGCGCATCTCGGTGATCCAGGATATCGACGGTCCCGATGTCGGCTATGGTGCGTTCTGGGGCGAGGTGCAGAGCAACGTGCACAAGGCGCTCGGCTGCCTCGGCGTCGTCACCGACGGTTCGATCCGCGACACGCCGCAATGGGCACCCGGCTTCCAGGCACTCGCCGGCTCGATCGGCCCCTCGCATGCCTGGGTGCATGCGGAGAGCTTTGGCGGCCAGGTGCGGGTCGCCGGCATGACCGTGCAGTCGGACGATCTGATCCATGCCGACCGGCACGGCGCCATCGTGATCCCGCTCGACGTCGCGGCAAAGCTGCCCGAGGCAGCCGAACTCTGCGGCCGCCGCGAGACGCCGATCCTAGAGATCGCCCGCAGTCCCGACTTCTCCCTGGAGAAGCTGAAGGCCGCGTTGAGGCGCTCGGCGGAGATTCATTAG
- a CDS encoding phosphatidylcholine/phosphatidylserine synthase, whose protein sequence is MTPYDFKYPDARRRRFRPIPVRMLVPNVITLLAICAGLTSIRLSIEGRMSLAVYAIVFAALLDGIDGRIARMIKGQSKFGAELDSLADFVNFGVAPGLMLYFWQLHELGNAGWIAAMVFAISMCLRLARFNATLDDPNKPAFAANFFTGVPAPAGAITVLLPIYAAFLDLGRLPAALTAAYTLLIAFLMVSRLPVFSGKTKRMRLPPELVLPAFVAVIVFIALLIAYPWHVLSIGTVLYLLGLPLGYKSYRDQARAMEATAPSGGEVSSPPSAPTLTTLSEPPHDDDRPGRLH, encoded by the coding sequence ATGACGCCTTATGACTTCAAATATCCCGATGCGCGCCGCCGGCGGTTCCGCCCGATTCCGGTACGCATGCTGGTGCCCAATGTCATCACGCTGCTGGCGATCTGCGCCGGCCTGACCTCGATCCGCCTGTCGATCGAGGGGCGGATGTCGCTCGCCGTTTATGCCATCGTTTTCGCGGCCTTGCTCGACGGCATCGATGGCCGCATCGCACGCATGATCAAGGGCCAATCCAAGTTCGGCGCCGAGCTCGACAGCCTCGCCGATTTCGTCAATTTTGGCGTGGCGCCCGGTCTGATGCTGTATTTCTGGCAGCTGCACGAGCTCGGCAATGCCGGCTGGATCGCCGCCATGGTGTTCGCGATCTCGATGTGCCTGCGATTGGCGCGTTTCAACGCCACGCTGGACGATCCGAACAAGCCGGCCTTTGCCGCCAATTTCTTCACCGGCGTGCCGGCGCCTGCCGGCGCGATCACCGTGCTGTTGCCGATCTATGCGGCGTTCCTCGATCTCGGCCGGCTGCCCGCGGCGTTGACGGCGGCCTACACGCTCTTGATCGCCTTCCTGATGGTGTCGCGCCTGCCGGTGTTCTCGGGCAAGACCAAGCGCATGCGCCTACCGCCCGAGCTTGTGCTGCCGGCGTTCGTCGCGGTGATCGTGTTCATCGCGCTGCTGATCGCCTATCCCTGGCACGTGCTGTCGATCGGCACCGTGCTGTATCTGCTCGGCTTGCCGCTCGGCTACAAATCCTATCGCGACCAGGCGCGCGCGATGGAAGCCACCGCACCGTCGGGAGGCGAAGTTTCCTCGCCGCCCTCGGCGCCGACGCTGACAACCCTGTCGGAGCCGCCGCACGACGACGATCGGCCTGGGCGGCTGCACTGA
- a CDS encoding ABC transporter ATP-binding protein/permease translates to MDQPQSFDGADVPNPPGGLPERATLMGTLAHLWPYIWPGDRFDLKMRVVWSLVLLLAAKLITLTVPFSFKWATDALTGANSAPLQADNWRLWVLASPVLLTVSYGAMRILMALLTQWRDGIFARVAMHAVRKLATITFIHMHELSLRFHLERKTGGLTRVLERGREGIEVIVRMVILQLIPTIVEVSLLMAVLLWQFDWRYVVATLITVAVYMYYTYIATEWRIGIRRKMNDSDTEANTKAIDSLLNYETVKYFGAEAREAQRYDKSMERYEESSIQAYTSLAVLNTGQAVIFTLGLTATMAMCAMGVRNGTNTVGDFVLVNAMMIQLYQPLNFMGMVYREIKQAIIDIEKMFGVLGREAEIKDAPDAKPLVISAGTVRFEDVRFAYEPMRPILKGISFEVPAGKTVAIVGPSGAGKSTISRLLFRLYDVSGGKILIDGQDIRAVTQDSLRASIGMVPQDTVLFNDTIRYNIRYGRWDADDAEVEEAARLAQIDHFIRMAPKGYETQVGERGLKLSGGEKQRVAIARTVLKAPPILVLDEATSALDTHTEHEIQGALDRVAKNRTSLVIAHRLSTIVGADEIIVLDQGRIAERGTHARLLAHGGLYASMWNRQREAEAAREKLAKMADPGETPNREPPPVDDALTTPVAAV, encoded by the coding sequence ATGGACCAACCTCAATCGTTCGACGGCGCCGACGTTCCAAATCCTCCCGGCGGCTTGCCGGAGCGGGCCACGCTGATGGGCACGCTGGCGCATCTGTGGCCCTATATCTGGCCGGGCGACCGCTTCGACCTGAAGATGCGCGTGGTGTGGTCGCTTGTGCTGCTGCTCGCCGCCAAGCTGATCACGTTGACGGTACCGTTCAGCTTCAAATGGGCGACGGACGCGCTGACCGGCGCCAACTCGGCGCCGCTACAGGCTGACAATTGGCGCCTCTGGGTGCTCGCCTCGCCGGTGTTGCTGACCGTGAGCTACGGCGCGATGCGCATCTTGATGGCGCTTCTGACGCAATGGCGCGACGGCATCTTCGCGCGCGTCGCCATGCATGCGGTGCGCAAGCTCGCCACCATCACTTTCATCCACATGCACGAGCTGTCATTGCGCTTCCATCTCGAGCGCAAGACCGGCGGCCTGACGCGCGTGCTCGAGCGCGGCCGCGAGGGCATCGAGGTCATCGTTCGCATGGTGATCCTGCAGCTGATCCCGACCATCGTCGAGGTCTCGCTTCTGATGGCCGTGCTGCTCTGGCAGTTCGACTGGCGCTACGTGGTCGCGACGCTGATCACGGTCGCGGTCTACATGTACTACACCTACATCGCGACCGAGTGGCGGATCGGCATCCGCCGCAAGATGAACGATTCCGATACCGAGGCGAACACCAAGGCGATCGACTCGCTGCTCAACTACGAAACCGTCAAGTATTTCGGCGCCGAGGCGCGTGAGGCGCAGCGCTACGACAAATCGATGGAGCGCTACGAAGAGTCAAGTATCCAGGCCTATACCTCGCTCGCTGTGCTCAACACCGGCCAGGCCGTGATCTTCACGCTGGGCCTGACCGCGACCATGGCGATGTGCGCAATGGGCGTGCGCAACGGCACCAACACCGTGGGCGATTTCGTGCTGGTCAATGCCATGATGATCCAGCTCTACCAGCCCCTGAACTTCATGGGCATGGTCTATCGCGAGATCAAGCAGGCGATCATCGATATCGAGAAGATGTTCGGTGTTCTCGGCCGCGAGGCCGAGATCAAGGATGCGCCCGATGCAAAGCCGCTGGTCATCTCGGCCGGCACCGTGCGATTCGAGGACGTGCGCTTCGCCTATGAGCCGATGCGCCCGATCCTCAAGGGCATCAGCTTCGAGGTGCCGGCCGGCAAGACCGTCGCCATCGTCGGCCCGTCGGGCGCAGGCAAGTCGACCATCTCGCGCCTTCTGTTCCGCCTCTATGACGTCTCTGGCGGCAAGATCCTGATCGACGGCCAGGACATCCGCGCCGTGACGCAGGATTCACTTCGTGCCTCGATAGGCATGGTGCCGCAGGACACCGTGCTGTTCAACGACACCATCCGCTACAACATCCGCTACGGTCGCTGGGATGCTGATGATGCAGAGGTCGAAGAGGCGGCGCGGCTGGCGCAGATCGACCATTTCATCCGTATGGCGCCGAAGGGCTACGAGACCCAGGTCGGCGAGCGCGGCCTGAAACTGTCGGGCGGCGAGAAGCAGCGCGTCGCGATCGCGCGTACCGTGCTGAAGGCGCCGCCGATCCTGGTGCTGGATGAGGCGACCTCGGCGCTCGATACCCATACCGAGCACGAGATCCAGGGCGCGCTCGATCGCGTGGCGAAGAACCGCACCTCGCTGGTGATTGCGCACCGGCTCTCGACCATCGTCGGGGCCGACGAGATCATCGTGCTGGATCAGGGCCGCATCGCCGAGCGGGGGACCCACGCCAGGCTGCTCGCGCATGGCGGCCTCTATGCCAGCATGTGGAACAGGCAGCGCGAGGCTGAGGCGGCGCGCGAGAAACTGGCGAAGATGGCCGATCCCGGCGAGACACCCAACCGCGAGCCGCCGCCGGTCGATGACGCCCTGACGACGCCGGTGGCGGCGGTGTGA
- a CDS encoding MotA/TolQ/ExbB proton channel family protein has translation MDIMTGVGLTAGMIVVATMIFMGGDLHMFISEHAIIIIFGGSISATMIRFPLSALLHGLPLGAKFAFTMSRLSAHDLVDELARIAEIARKQGPVGLEKVETDEPFLAKGIRFVADGYDLDFIRDNLERDRDNFLMHLDEGSKIYRAIGDCAPAFGMIGTLIGMVQMFANMTDPSKLGPFMATALLATLYGALVANLFCLPIADKLHGKLLDEETNRTLIIDGILMIRDSKSPTLVREMLLAYLPEKHRHGEGEPVPA, from the coding sequence ATGGATATCATGACGGGCGTTGGGCTCACGGCGGGCATGATCGTCGTTGCCACGATGATCTTCATGGGCGGCGACCTGCACATGTTCATCTCCGAGCACGCGATCATCATCATCTTCGGCGGCTCGATTTCCGCCACCATGATCCGCTTTCCGCTCTCGGCGCTCCTGCATGGCCTTCCGCTCGGCGCCAAATTCGCCTTCACCATGAGTCGCCTCTCGGCCCACGACCTCGTCGACGAACTCGCTCGCATCGCCGAGATCGCCCGCAAGCAGGGTCCGGTCGGCCTCGAAAAAGTCGAGACCGACGAGCCGTTCCTCGCCAAAGGCATCCGCTTCGTCGCCGACGGCTACGACCTCGATTTCATTCGCGATAATCTCGAGCGCGACCGCGACAACTTCCTGATGCACCTCGACGAGGGCAGCAAGATCTACCGCGCCATCGGCGATTGCGCGCCGGCCTTCGGCATGATCGGCACCCTGATCGGTATGGTGCAGATGTTCGCCAACATGACCGACCCCTCCAAGCTCGGTCCGTTCATGGCGACCGCGCTGCTCGCCACGCTCTACGGCGCGCTGGTCGCGAACCTGTTCTGTCTGCCGATCGCCGACAAGCTGCACGGCAAGCTGCTCGACGAGGAGACCAACCGCACCCTGATCATCGACGGCATCCTGATGATCCGCGATTCCAAGAGCCCGACGCTCGTGCGCGAAATGCTGCTGGCCTACCTGCCGGAGAAGCATCGCCACGGCGAGGGCGAGCCGGTGCCGGCGTAA
- a CDS encoding phosphatidylserine decarboxylase, with protein sequence MTMSILDSIQRQIPPIHKEGYPFIGGFALASLVLFWLWSPLGWIGTILTVWCALFFRDPVRVTPVREGLVVSPADGRVSMITMALPPAELGLGDRPLPRISVFMSVFNCHVNRSPIAGRVDRIAYRPGLFINAELDKASEDNERNSLVITTPTARIGVIQIAGLVAKRIVCFVREGQAIGAGERFGLIRFGSRLDVYLPPGTKALVSEGQTAIAGETILADLAGDDPSRTYRAN encoded by the coding sequence ATAACGATGTCCATTCTCGATTCGATCCAGCGTCAGATCCCGCCGATCCACAAGGAGGGCTACCCCTTCATCGGCGGCTTTGCGCTGGCGAGCCTGGTCCTGTTCTGGCTGTGGTCGCCTTTGGGCTGGATCGGCACGATTCTGACGGTGTGGTGCGCGCTGTTCTTCCGCGATCCCGTGCGCGTGACGCCGGTACGCGAGGGGCTCGTGGTGTCGCCGGCCGACGGCCGCGTCTCGATGATCACCATGGCGTTGCCGCCGGCCGAGCTCGGGCTCGGCGACCGGCCGTTGCCGCGCATCTCGGTGTTCATGAGCGTGTTCAATTGCCACGTGAATCGCAGCCCGATCGCGGGCAGGGTGGACCGCATCGCATATCGGCCCGGCCTGTTCATCAATGCCGAGCTCGACAAGGCGAGCGAGGACAATGAGCGCAATTCGCTCGTGATCACGACGCCGACGGCGCGGATCGGCGTGATCCAGATTGCAGGCCTGGTCGCCAAGCGCATCGTCTGTTTCGTCAGGGAGGGCCAGGCGATCGGCGCCGGCGAGCGCTTCGGTCTGATCCGCTTCGGCTCGCGGCTGGACGTCTATCTGCCGCCGGGCACCAAGGCATTGGTCTCGGAGGGGCAGACCGCCATCGCCGGCGAGACGATTTTGGCCGATCTTGCCGGAGACGACCCCAGCCGCACCTACCGCGCCAATTAA